Genomic window (Planctomycetia bacterium):
CTGATGTAGTTCCTCTGATTGGCGAAAACCGTATATTTGTCACGCAGGGCTTGAAAGGACTGCAATCGGCACCCAGCATTGGGCTGAAAGCATTGCTACAGGCGGCGGAACTCGGCGAAAAGGAACTCAACGCTGGACACATCGGTTTCACCCTGGCTCCTCGGCTCAATGCTGCTGGCCGATTAGGACAAGCCAGGCTCGCTATTGAACTGCTGGCAACCGCCAATCAGACTCGTGCGGTTGACCTCGCCCGCTACCTTAACGAGCAAAACGAAAAACGCCAGACTGTTGAACGACGTATTGCGTCGCAGGCCAAGGAAATGGTGGAAGCATCAACGGAGCTAAGCGATGCTCCAGCCCTGGTGCTCTGCAGCGATGAGTGGCACCCCGGTGTCATTGGCATTGTCGCCAGCCGACTGGTGGAAAAGTATGCCCGGCCGGTGTTGATCATCTCCACGCAGGAAGGCGTTGGCTCAGGATCAGGCCGCAGCATTGATGGGTTCCCGCTCCATGAAGCATTGGCGGAATGCTCCCAGCATTTGATCAGCCATGGTGGCCACGCTGCTGCCGCCGGGTTCAAAGTCGCCAAGGAACAGATTGAGACATTGCGCGAAGCCTTTGTGCAATGTGCCGCCCGCAAACTCAATGGCAAAACGCTTCAACACACTTTGAAGCTGGATGCGGAAATTCCTCTCTCTGCCCTTTCGCACGGGTTGATGAAGGGGATCAACGCCCTGGAGCCACATGGCTCAGGCAACCGCCGACCACTGTTCCTTGCTAGTGAATTGCAACTGATCGATGAACCTCGCAAAGTGGGCAAAGGCGAACATCATCTCTCGTTTAAGGTTAAGCAAGGCAACGGCAAGACCGCCAAGGCCATTGCCTGGGGCATGGCTGACCGTCTGGAAGAACTGAAGTCGGGCGGGGGAAAATGCTGCCTGGCTTTCACGCCCAAAACCAACGAATGGAACGGCTACACCAACATCGACA
Coding sequences:
- the recJ gene encoding single-stranded-DNA-specific exonuclease RecJ; this translates as MHIPKRWTLLPYNQQMTDHLAKALNIPSALAQLLINRGVAQPADAQIFLNAKLSGLHDPALLPGICDAAERIHHTAQNKKRICIYGDYDVDGITASTILWRCLQMAGADVDYYVPDRLEEGYGLNSEALRKLKDQNIQTVVTVDCGITSVEQAQVARELGMELIITDHHEMKDELPDATVLVHPRLPGSTYPFPHLCGAGVAFKLAWAIAQKFSQAQKVSDHFKNYLVECVALVALGTVADVVPLIGENRIFVTQGLKGLQSAPSIGLKALLQAAELGEKELNAGHIGFTLAPRLNAAGRLGQARLAIELLATANQTRAVDLARYLNEQNEKRQTVERRIASQAKEMVEASTELSDAPALVLCSDEWHPGVIGIVASRLVEKYARPVLIISTQEGVGSGSGRSIDGFPLHEALAECSQHLISHGGHAAAAGFKVAKEQIETLREAFVQCAARKLNGKTLQHTLKLDAEIPLSALSHGLMKGINALEPHGSGNRRPLFLASELQLIDEPRKVGKGEHHLSFKVKQGNGKTAKAIAWGMADRLEELKSGGGKCCLAFTPKTNEWNGYTNIDMEVVDFQPGPIAKLD